TGGGGAGCGAGCTGTCCACGCCGCGGACTCCGGATCCCGACCGCCGGTTCGGCTGGGAGGGCATCACCGTGGTCTATCGGTCCGACGTGGCCCTGGCCTACCGGGTCGGCGTCCCGCTCGCAGACCGGCCGGGCGTGGAACGGGCCCTGCGCTCGGAACTCGGCGACCACGCGGAGGCTTCGTGCGCCTGGTCGAACCGGGGAGACCGTCACGTGGCGATCATCGGCTACACGTCGTCGGTCCGTCTCTCCCCGACATCGGATCCGGACGGCTCGGCGTACCGGCGTTTCGCCGTGGGGTTCGGGGCGAGCGCGGCGGCGGCCGAGGCCAACGCGACGACCGGCAACGACCATTTCGCGAGGTACTACGATGGGGGCGGCTACGAAGTCGTCGCCCGGGAAAGCTGGGGCGTCGTGGAGGACGGGGTGGCGCCCGGGGACACGGATCGGGCCGCAGCGGCGTTCGAGGTGTTCGGCGTGTTCCGCGACTGCGCGTTCTGTCCCGAGATGGTCGTGGTGCCGCCGGGGACGTTCACGATGGGTTCCCCGGAGTCGGAGGAGTTCCGGGGAGCCGTCGAGGGTCCGCAGCACTCGGTGACGATCGGGGCTCCGTTCGCGGTGGGCGCGTACGAGGTCACGTTCGCGGAGTGGGACGCGTGCGTGCAGATGGGCGGTTGCCGCTACACGCCGGCCGACCGGCGCTGGGGTCGGGAACGTCGTCCGGTGCTGTACGTGAGTTGGGAGGATGCGCAGGCCTACGTGTCCTGGCTTTCCGGACTGACGGGGCAGCCGTACCGCCTTCTGAGCGAGGCGGAGTGGGAATACGTGGCCCGGGCCGGAACGGTGACCGCCCGGTACTGGGGCGAGGGCGTATCGGACCTGTGCCGCTACGCCAACGGAGCCGGGGGCGGGTCCAGAGCCCGGTCGTTCCGGGGTCTCCGGTTCAGCCGCGGGTACGGCATCGAGACCGGAGCGGCACCGTGCAACGACGAGTACGGGGGGACGGCGCCGGTGGGGTCCTTCGCGCCGAACGCGTTCGGGTTGTACGACGTG
This is a stretch of genomic DNA from Candidatus Palauibacter australiensis. It encodes these proteins:
- a CDS encoding formylglycine-generating enzyme family protein; its protein translation is MNGPRRTLVAVTAAHAVAGLALLSASIPAAAQSDASPSAPGAVVCVGSELSTPRTPDPDRRFGWEGITVVYRSDVALAYRVGVPLADRPGVERALRSELGDHAEASCAWSNRGDRHVAIIGYTSSVRLSPTSDPDGSAYRRFAVGFGASAAAAEANATTGNDHFARYYDGGGYEVVARESWGVVEDGVAPGDTDRAAAAFEVFGVFRDCAFCPEMVVVPPGTFTMGSPESEEFRGAVEGPQHSVTIGAPFAVGAYEVTFAEWDACVQMGGCRYTPADRRWGRERRPVLYVSWEDAQAYVSWLSGLTGQPYRLLSEAEWEYVARAGTVTARYWGEGVSDLCRYANGAGGGSRARSFRGLRFSRGYGIETGAAPCNDEYGGTAPVGSFAPNAFGLYDVLGNVSEWTQDCWNDSHRGAPADGSARESGDCDRRVLRGGSWFIGAWFLRSANRSMNLPDSRDMYYGFRVARSLP